The Hymenobacter sp. GOD-10R genome includes a window with the following:
- the rpsJ gene encoding 30S ribosomal protein S10, whose product MNQKIRIKLKSYDHNLVDKSSEKIVKAVKATGAIVSGPIPLPTNKEKFTVLRSPHVNKKSREQFQLCTYKRLVDIYSTSSKTVDALMKLELPSGVDVEIKV is encoded by the coding sequence ATGAACCAGAAAATTCGTATCAAACTTAAGTCCTACGATCATAATCTCGTGGATAAGTCATCCGAGAAGATCGTGAAAGCGGTGAAGGCTACGGGTGCTATTGTAAGCGGACCAATTCCGTTGCCAACAAACAAAGAGAAGTTCACAGTCCTTCGTTCGCCTCACGTGAACAAGAAGTCTCGTGAGCAATTTCAGCTCTGCACGTACAAGCGTTTAGTAGATATCTACTCGACTTCATCGAAGACAGTAGATGCTCTAATGAAGCTAGAATTGCCTAGCGGCGTTGATGTTGAGATTAAAGTTTGA
- a CDS encoding O-antigen ligase family protein, whose translation MNCIYTTPISLTHRLAEIFCATIIIGLFTKGFLPALSTIGTICLFLTALLYQVANTKEKANRSNWVIYMMPTGVFLVHLFSGLNTEVAHRQGLWEDLLLESPFLLLPLSFVLLPKWPEQYLNRLFLLFFCLVLLSALGSTANYVLHADEINKLYSQSQIMPTVPDYIRFSLMVTFAIVIAVQFVRSKAITKQKRFALIVSVTFLVLYLYLLAVRSGLGAFNALGLFAIVWLVWKRREYTQAIVLATLLILLPAMSFFCFPTFRNKYYNTQYDVAQVQTSGSANNLSLVGRFYSYKVGLQLVRQYPWFGVGKADMEQEVSYFYRRDYPDIDPSSYLMPHNQFLYYLVAFGCIGLMAFLYCFYYPLLVAWQQNSLLLIAHYVIVSCSFIVEFTLDQKNQIGAMYSILFILLCTANMISSKDKQLNQ comes from the coding sequence ATGAACTGTATATACACAACACCTATATCGCTTACACACCGGCTGGCCGAGATATTTTGTGCAACTATTATCATTGGCCTTTTTACCAAGGGGTTCTTACCAGCTTTATCTACCATCGGTACAATCTGTCTCTTCTTAACTGCCCTCCTTTATCAAGTCGCAAATACGAAAGAGAAAGCAAACAGGAGCAACTGGGTGATATATATGATGCCAACAGGTGTCTTTTTAGTTCATCTATTTTCTGGCTTAAACACAGAAGTAGCACATAGGCAAGGGTTATGGGAAGATTTGCTTCTGGAGTCCCCTTTTTTGTTGCTACCTCTATCTTTTGTGTTGCTGCCGAAATGGCCAGAGCAATATCTGAATCGGTTGTTCTTGCTATTCTTCTGCTTAGTGCTCCTATCTGCGTTAGGGAGTACAGCCAATTACGTGTTGCATGCTGATGAGATTAACAAGCTGTATTCTCAATCGCAAATAATGCCGACTGTACCGGATTATATACGTTTCAGTTTGATGGTGACATTTGCAATTGTGATAGCCGTACAATTTGTCAGAAGCAAGGCTATTACGAAGCAGAAGCGTTTTGCATTAATTGTAAGCGTAACGTTCCTAGTACTATACCTGTACTTGCTTGCTGTGCGTAGCGGTCTAGGAGCTTTCAACGCGCTGGGTCTATTTGCTATAGTATGGTTGGTTTGGAAGCGCCGAGAATATACTCAGGCAATAGTGTTAGCTACACTATTAATCTTGTTGCCTGCAATGAGCTTCTTCTGCTTTCCTACTTTCCGGAACAAATATTATAACACTCAATACGATGTAGCGCAAGTACAAACTTCAGGTTCTGCTAATAACCTATCACTAGTTGGACGATTCTATTCCTATAAGGTAGGCTTACAATTGGTGCGGCAATATCCTTGGTTTGGTGTAGGTAAAGCTGACATGGAGCAAGAAGTAAGCTATTTCTATAGGCGTGACTATCCTGATATTGATCCTAGTTCTTATCTAATGCCACATAACCAGTTCCTCTATTACCTAGTGGCTTTTGGCTGTATAGGGTTAATGGCATTTCTATACTGCTTCTATTACCCTTTGTTAGTAGCTTGGCAGCAAAACTCTTTATTACTGATAGCCCATTACGTGATAGTTTCTTGTTCCTTCATAGTTGAATTTACTCTAGATCAAAAGAACCAAATAGGCGCTATGTATAGCATATTATTTATATTGCTATGTACAGCGAATATGATTTCGAGTAAGGACAAGCAGCTTAATCAGTAA
- the fusA gene encoding elongation factor G yields the protein MAKQDLKYLRNIGIMAHIDAGKTTTSERILYYTGKTHKIGEVHEGAATMDWMEQEQERGITITSAATTTFWNYPTDEKGDPTSETKQYKINLIDTPGHVDFTVEVERSLRVLDGAVALFCAVSGVEPQSETVWRQADKYKVPRICFVNKMDRAGADFFKAVAEIKDKLGANPVPLQIPIGAEDTFKGVVDLLTGKAIVWDDATQGKSYHEIPVPEDLVDTVAEWRQKLVESVAEYDDALLEKFFDDPDSITREEMMVVIRKAVIDMKFSPVMCGSAFKNKGVQSMLDGVMAYLPSPLDMPPIIGTNPDTNEEEVRQPTTDAPFSALAFKIATDPFVGRLCFFRCYSGVLEAGSYVFNNRTEKKERISRLMQMHSNKQNPIDRLEAGDIGAGVGFKDIKTGDTLTDEKNKLVLESMSFPEPVIGYAIEPKTQADVDKMGMAIAKLVEEDPTLTVQTDPETGQTVLRGMGELHLEIIIDRMRREFKVEINQGAPQVAYKEVLTKKVEHRETYKKQTGGRGKFGDIVFELGPKETEPEKPGFEFDNAIVGGVIPREFIAPIQKGFEEAMKNGPLAGFPVEGMKVRLFHGSYHDVDSDALSFELAARGGFREAARQAGPKLLEPIMAVEVVCPDEYTGPVTGDLNRRRGLMKGMDTKAGAQLIKADVPLSELFGYVTDLRTISSGRASASLTFSHYEQVPQNLAEGIIAKTKGNAVR from the coding sequence ATGGCTAAGCAAGACCTTAAATACCTCCGTAACATTGGGATTATGGCGCACATTGACGCCGGTAAAACCACAACTTCGGAGCGCATTCTTTATTATACTGGCAAAACCCACAAGATCGGCGAGGTGCACGAAGGTGCAGCCACGATGGACTGGATGGAGCAGGAACAGGAGCGAGGTATCACAATTACGTCGGCTGCTACCACCACTTTTTGGAATTACCCTACAGACGAGAAGGGTGACCCAACATCAGAGACCAAGCAGTATAAGATCAATTTGATCGATACTCCTGGTCACGTAGACTTTACTGTAGAAGTAGAACGTTCGTTGCGAGTACTCGACGGTGCAGTTGCTTTATTTTGCGCTGTATCTGGTGTAGAGCCTCAGTCGGAGACAGTATGGCGTCAAGCTGATAAGTACAAAGTACCGCGCATCTGTTTTGTTAACAAAATGGACCGTGCTGGTGCTGACTTCTTCAAAGCTGTTGCTGAGATCAAAGACAAGCTAGGTGCTAATCCAGTGCCTTTGCAAATCCCCATAGGTGCTGAAGATACTTTCAAAGGCGTTGTAGACTTGCTTACTGGTAAGGCTATTGTATGGGATGATGCTACACAAGGCAAATCGTATCATGAGATTCCAGTACCTGAGGATCTAGTGGATACCGTAGCTGAGTGGCGTCAAAAGCTGGTAGAAAGCGTAGCTGAATATGATGACGCACTACTCGAGAAGTTTTTTGATGATCCAGATAGCATCACTCGTGAGGAAATGATGGTGGTAATCCGCAAAGCGGTTATCGACATGAAGTTCTCACCTGTAATGTGTGGCTCTGCATTCAAAAACAAAGGAGTGCAGTCAATGCTAGACGGTGTAATGGCGTATTTGCCTTCACCGTTAGATATGCCTCCTATCATTGGTACTAACCCAGATACCAACGAAGAGGAAGTTCGCCAGCCAACTACAGATGCTCCTTTCTCTGCATTGGCATTCAAAATTGCTACTGACCCCTTCGTAGGACGCTTGTGCTTCTTCCGTTGCTACAGTGGCGTTCTAGAGGCTGGTTCATATGTGTTCAACAACCGTACTGAGAAGAAAGAGCGTATTTCGCGTTTGATGCAGATGCACTCCAACAAACAAAACCCAATTGACCGCCTTGAGGCTGGTGATATTGGTGCTGGTGTTGGCTTCAAAGACATCAAAACAGGAGATACACTAACCGACGAGAAGAACAAGCTAGTTCTTGAGTCGATGAGCTTCCCAGAGCCAGTTATCGGTTATGCTATCGAGCCCAAAACCCAGGCTGACGTAGACAAAATGGGTATGGCGATTGCCAAATTGGTTGAAGAAGACCCGACCTTGACTGTACAGACTGATCCTGAAACCGGACAGACAGTGCTTCGTGGTATGGGTGAGCTACACCTTGAGATTATCATTGACCGTATGCGTCGTGAATTCAAGGTTGAGATCAACCAAGGGGCACCTCAGGTTGCTTATAAGGAGGTTCTTACCAAGAAGGTTGAGCACCGTGAGACTTATAAGAAGCAAACAGGTGGCCGTGGTAAATTTGGTGATATTGTTTTCGAACTTGGTCCAAAAGAAACAGAACCTGAAAAGCCTGGTTTTGAGTTCGATAACGCTATCGTAGGTGGTGTTATTCCACGCGAATTCATCGCACCTATCCAAAAAGGTTTTGAGGAAGCCATGAAAAATGGTCCTCTAGCTGGCTTCCCTGTTGAAGGTATGAAGGTGCGTTTGTTCCACGGTTCTTATCACGATGTTGACTCTGACGCTTTGTCGTTTGAATTGGCAGCTCGTGGCGGATTCCGCGAAGCAGCTCGTCAAGCTGGTCCTAAACTTCTTGAGCCAATTATGGCAGTAGAAGTAGTTTGCCCAGATGAGTACACTGGCCCTGTAACCGGTGACCTAAACCGCCGTCGCGGTTTGATGAAGGGTATGGATACGAAAGCAGGGGCTCAGCTTATTAAGGCAGATGTACCTCTTTCAGAGTTGTTCGGTTATGTGACTGACCTACGTACAATCTCTTCGGGTCGCGCTTCCGCTTCTCTGACGTTCTCTCACTATGAGCAAGTTCCTCAGAACTTAGCAGAAGGCATTATCGCCAAAACAAAAGGTAACGCTGTCCGCTAA